In Zingiber officinale cultivar Zhangliang chromosome 8B, Zo_v1.1, whole genome shotgun sequence, a single genomic region encodes these proteins:
- the LOC122014007 gene encoding WAT1-related protein At5g07050-like encodes MASVKACAPYFYMIVSQFAYAGSSILGKLALGQGLSALVFVVYRHLIAMLILAPLAYVLERNRRPSFSFGVMLKIFILAMLGIIIQQNVYYVGLHLISPTVASALGNAIPTFTFLLAIDGNAQLEDCKGRAKLVGAIFCITGSLIFTFWKGHFVGGLCYFTYDPTSFRKS; translated from the exons ATGGCCTCTGTGAAAGCATGTGCTCCATACTTCTATATGATTGTGTCCCAGTTCGCGTATGCTGGATCCAGCATCCTCGGCAAGCTTGCATTAGGACAAGGACTAAGTGCACTTGTCTTCGTAGTGTACAGGCACCTTATTGCCATGCTCATCTTGGCTCCTCTTGCTTATGTGCTCGAAAG GAATCGAAGACCCAGCTTCTCATTTGGTGTCATGCTAAAAATATTCATTCTTGCTATGTTGGGTATAATAATTCAGCAAAATGTATACTACGTTGGACTCCATCTCATTTCTCCAACTGTTGCCAGTGCCTTGGGCAATGCCATTCCTACTTTTACTTTCTTATTGGCAATT GATGGAAATGCTCAACTTGAAGACTGTAAAGGGAGggccaagcttgtaggggccatCTTCTGCATCACTGGTTCCCTGATCTTCACATTTTGGAAAGGTCATTTTGTTGGGGGCCTTTGTTACTTCACCTATGATCCAACTTCATTTCGAAAGTCCTGA